Proteins from a genomic interval of Candidatus Hydrothermales bacterium:
- a CDS encoding lysophospholipid acyltransferase family protein, translating to MLQGKFLIKLAQGILPIVYYFFLKTIKFRQIGDFPNKRALFCFWHRSFFPLIYFYRNKRIRILVSASKDGELLVKPLKKFGFAVIRGSSTKLGDKAFREIVRALKKDKLAAITPDGPKGPREIFKEGALFISYLSCAPIHLVGVAFSKKIELPTWDKFMIPLPFSRCTVFISSPIYIYNKKNIDKELFTKLLKEVNLIAEKYIKRGGKIC from the coding sequence TTGTTACAAGGTAAATTTCTAATAAAGCTGGCTCAGGGAATTTTGCCAATAGTTTATTACTTCTTTTTAAAAACAATAAAATTTAGGCAAATAGGAGATTTTCCAAATAAAAGGGCTCTTTTTTGTTTTTGGCATAGATCCTTTTTTCCGCTAATTTATTTTTATAGAAACAAAAGAATAAGAATTTTAGTTTCTGCCTCAAAAGATGGTGAACTTTTGGTAAAACCTTTAAAGAAATTTGGATTTGCTGTAATAAGGGGATCAAGCACAAAATTGGGAGATAAAGCTTTTAGAGAAATCGTGAGGGCTCTGAAAAAAGATAAACTTGCAGCAATTACACCTGATGGACCAAAGGGGCCAAGGGAGATTTTTAAAGAAGGAGCCCTTTTTATATCTTACTTATCTTGTGCTCCCATACACCTTGTTGGTGTTGCCTTTTCTAAAAAAATTGAACTTCCCACCTGGGATAAATTCATGATCCCTCTTCCCTTTTCTCGCTGCACAGTCTTTATTTCCTCTCCAATTTATATTTACAACAAAAAAAACATTGACAAAGAACTTTTTACAAAACTTTTAAAAGAAGTAAATTTAATAGCAGAAAAATATATTAAAAGGGGAGGGAAAATATGTTAA